The Bacillota bacterium LX-D genome contains a region encoding:
- a CDS encoding serine hydrolase produces the protein MLKKIFIILVLLFSFGTGFIAKASELEIIKELNLGKEKLSNVNLLEKISTAAITDVPSFSYTVHAEGAILIKDNISKIMFKKNIHQRFFPASTTKIMTALLAVENCDLNEVVTVSKTALDSVPAGSTRAGVEVGDILTVKQLLYGMLLPSGNDCAAVLAEHIAGSQEKFALMMNKKAAELGTEQTNFVNPHGFFSPNHYTTPYDFAIICQEAFKQRQIRNTISTRITKVIYKNKNGQKVVKTWVNSNSQLKDANRFTGLVGGKTGYTSEAGHTLCTLGHYKGHDYIVVIFKDGAHERYKDTKSLLLKAFKLCDASN, from the coding sequence ATGCTTAAAAAGATATTCATAATTTTAGTGCTTCTTTTTTCATTTGGGACTGGTTTTATTGCCAAGGCAAGTGAGTTGGAGATTATAAAAGAATTAAATTTAGGCAAAGAAAAATTAAGCAATGTAAATCTATTGGAAAAAATTAGCACAGCTGCAATTACTGATGTTCCAAGTTTTAGTTATACAGTTCATGCTGAAGGTGCGATTTTAATAAAAGATAATATAAGTAAAATTATGTTTAAAAAAAATATTCATCAAAGGTTTTTTCCAGCCAGTACTACAAAAATTATGACAGCTTTATTAGCTGTTGAAAACTGTGATTTAAACGAAGTAGTTACTGTATCAAAAACTGCTTTAGATTCAGTTCCTGCTGGAAGTACTCGGGCAGGTGTTGAAGTTGGAGATATACTAACGGTAAAACAATTGCTTTATGGGATGCTGTTGCCTTCAGGAAATGATTGTGCTGCAGTTTTGGCAGAGCATATTGCAGGCTCACAAGAAAAATTTGCCCTGATGATGAATAAGAAGGCCGCAGAGCTGGGCACAGAACAAACAAATTTTGTAAATCCTCATGGCTTTTTCAGTCCAAACCATTATACTACTCCTTATGATTTCGCAATCATTTGTCAAGAAGCTTTTAAACAAAGACAAATAAGGAATACTATTTCTACCCGTATCACGAAAGTTATCTATAAAAATAAGAACGGTCAAAAAGTGGTTAAAACATGGGTCAATAGTAATAGTCAACTTAAAGATGCCAACAGATTTACAGGTTTAGTGGGAGGGAAAACGGGATATACATCTGAAGCAGGCCACACACTTTGTACTTTAGGCCATTATAAAGGACATGATTATATTGTAGTAATATTTAAGGATGGGGCTCATGAAAGGTACAAAGATACTAAATCTTTACTCCTTAAGGCATTTAAACTATGTGATGCAAGTAATTAA
- a CDS encoding molybdenum cofactor guanylyltransferase, which yields MRGIILAGGKSSRMNCNKSFVKLDGKPFIEIIVDKVRPIFKDKITIITNEPELYRYLNTDICCDLVKDKGPIAGIYTGLVTSDSFHNFFLPCDMPFISGETIKYMLKHKGRYDVIVPLINGYIEPLYGIYSKNCIKAIEKCLLQNLLKVKSLYEYVSVKTIPEEVFTKLDSELKLFTNINTLQELMAAQQIINIRCQKII from the coding sequence TTGCGAGGAATTATCTTAGCCGGTGGCAAAAGTTCTAGAATGAACTGCAATAAGTCTTTTGTTAAGCTTGACGGGAAGCCTTTTATTGAAATTATTGTTGATAAGGTAAGGCCTATCTTTAAAGATAAGATTACCATTATTACAAACGAGCCAGAACTTTATCGTTATTTAAATACCGATATATGCTGTGATTTAGTTAAAGACAAGGGGCCTATTGCCGGCATCTATACCGGCTTAGTTACCTCCGACTCCTTTCATAATTTTTTTCTACCTTGTGATATGCCCTTTATTAGCGGTGAAACAATTAAATATATGCTCAAACACAAGGGAAGATATGATGTAATTGTACCTTTAATTAATGGTTATATTGAACCTTTATACGGAATTTATTCAAAAAACTGTATTAAAGCCATAGAAAAATGCCTTCTCCAAAACTTGCTTAAAGTCAAAAGTTTATATGAATATGTTTCTGTAAAAACTATTCCTGAAGAAGTTTTTACAAAGTTAGACTCTGAGCTTAAGCTATTTACAAATATAAATACACTTCAGGAATTAATGGCTGCCCAACAAATTATCAATATCAGATGTCAAAAAATAATTTAA
- the fdhD gene encoding formate dehydrogenase accessory sulfurtransferase FdhD translates to MLTHTSKIPIEKIIKHERFTIEDTVVDEYPFTIHVNGLELVTLLCSPANLEYLGIGFLQSEGFIIDKSCIEKVEYDQKTGYFNVLLPFATKIFQEKAIGKRTLTTGCGKGTTFNQDLSWLESQPITTEIYISTQQVYDFVNEMQQKSQTFKETGAAHISTLASTTKILYVHEDIGRHNALDKLFGECILNEVGYGDKIIVTSGRISSEMLIKCAKRRIPILISRSAATGLAIELAQKMGITLIGFVRGNRMNIYANGWRIVNNN, encoded by the coding sequence ATGTTAACTCACACTAGTAAGATACCTATTGAAAAAATAATCAAACACGAGCGTTTTACAATAGAGGATACTGTCGTAGACGAATATCCCTTTACCATTCATGTAAATGGATTAGAACTAGTAACATTACTTTGCTCACCAGCAAACTTAGAGTATCTAGGCATTGGTTTTTTACAATCCGAAGGATTTATAATAGATAAATCGTGTATCGAAAAGGTTGAGTACGATCAAAAAACAGGATATTTTAATGTACTCCTCCCTTTCGCTACAAAAATTTTTCAAGAAAAAGCCATTGGCAAACGTACTTTAACAACTGGTTGTGGAAAAGGAACCACCTTTAATCAAGATCTTAGCTGGTTAGAGTCCCAACCTATTACAACTGAAATTTATATTTCCACTCAGCAGGTATATGATTTTGTAAATGAAATGCAACAAAAATCTCAGACCTTTAAGGAAACAGGCGCAGCACATATCTCTACCTTAGCTTCGACCACGAAAATTTTATACGTCCACGAGGATATTGGACGTCACAATGCTTTGGATAAATTATTTGGAGAGTGTATTTTAAATGAGGTAGGTTACGGTGATAAAATCATTGTAACCAGCGGACGCATTTCTTCAGAAATGCTGATTAAATGCGCCAAAAGAAGAATACCAATTTTAATTTCCCGCAGTGCTGCTACAGGCCTTGCCATAGAACTTGCACAAAAAATGGGAATTACTTTAATAGGTTTTGTTCGAGGCAACCGCATGAATATTTATGCTAATGGTTGGAGAATCGTAAATAATAATTAG